Proteins from one Eretmochelys imbricata isolate rEreImb1 chromosome 28, rEreImb1.hap1, whole genome shotgun sequence genomic window:
- the LOC144258283 gene encoding uncharacterized protein LOC144258283: protein MVSENEETPQQEDAEEVESHGMLSGRSKGNDSWNCAHQEKAKACESQQRPEENFSSHSDLVTRKRINLEETCYTCHECGKSFDGRSALMKHQRIHTGERPYTCAECGKSFSWPSHLITHQRIHTGEKPYTCSECGKSFSQSSNLFTHQRMHTGDTPYMCSQCGKSFSCHSHLSIHRRIHTGEKPYMCSACGKSFNQSSTLSTHQRIHTGEMPYTCSECGKSFNQSSRLITHQRIHSRETPYTCSECGKSFNQSSRLITHQRIHSGERPYTCSECGKSFNQSSNLVSHQRIHSGERPYTCFECGKSFNHSSGLITHQRIHSGERPYTCFECGKSFNQSSNLIIHQRIHTGDTPYMCSECGKSFSCYSHLSIHRRIHTGEKPYTCSECGKSFSQSSTLSTHQRIHTGEMPYTCSECGKSFNRSSALITHQRIHTGEKPYGCSECGKRFNRSSHLITHRTIHTGEKSYECSECGKLFNRSSHLITHRTIHTGEKPYGCSECGKCFNWSSHLIRHRQVHSGEMLYTCSECGKSFNQSLRHIKHQKHHMGENCNKCLD, encoded by the coding sequence atggtgagtgagaacGAGGAGACACcccagcaggaagatgctgaggaAGTAGAATCCCATGGaatgttatcaggaagatccaAAGGGAATGATTCCTGGAATTGTGCACACCAAGAAAAAGCAAAAGCCTGTGAGAGTCAGCAaaggccagaggaaaacttcagTAGCCACTCAGATCTTGTTACACGCAAGAGAATCAACTTGGAAGAGACATGCTACACATGCcatgagtgcgggaaaagctttgATGGGCGTTCTGCCCTTAtgaaacatcagagaatccacacaggagagagaccctacacaTGCGCTGAGTGTGGTAAAAGCTTTAGTTGGCCCTCACACcttatcacacatcagagaatccacacaggagagaaaccctacacgtgctctgagtgcgggaaaagcttctcTCAGAGCTCGAACCTTTTCACACATCAGAGAATGCACACAGGAGATACACCCTACATGTGCTctcagtgtgggaaaagctttagttGTCACTCGCACCTTAGCATACATcgtagaatccacacaggagagaaaccctacatgTGCTCTgcgtgcgggaaaagcttcaatcagagctctaCCCTTagcacacatcagagaatccacactggagagatgccctacacatgctctgagtgtgggaaaagcttcaatcagagctcaaggcttatcacacatcagagaatccacagcaGAGAGacgccctacacatgctctgagtgcgggaaaagcttcaatcagagctcaaggcttatcacacatcagagaatccacagcggagagagaccctacacatgctctgagtgtgggaaaagcttcaatcagagctcaaaccttgtctcacatcagagaatccacagtggagagaggcctTACACATgctttgagtgtgggaaaagcttcaatcataGCTCAGGGcttatcacacatcagagaatccacagcggagagagaccctacacatgctttgagtgtgggaaaagcttcaatcagagctcaaaccttatcatacatcagagaatccacacaggagataCACCCTACatgtgctctgagtgtgggaaaagttttagtTGTTACTCACACCTTAGCATACATcgtagaatccacacaggagagaaaccctacacgtgttctgagtgcgggaaaagcttcagtcagagctcTACCCTTagcacacatcagagaatccacactggagagatgccctacacatgctctgagtgcgggaaaagcttcaatcgaAGCTCTGCCCtgatcacacatcagagaatccacacgggtgagaaaccttatggatgctctgagtgtgggaaacgctttAATCGGAGCTCACACCTTATCACACATAGGACAATTCACACAGGTGAGAAATCTTATgaatgctctgagtgtgggaaactcTTTAATCGGAGCTCACACCTTATCACACATAGGACAATTcacacaggtgagaaaccttatgggtgctctgagtgtgggaaatgcttcaaTTGGAGCTCACACCTTATCAGACATAGGCAAGTCCACTCAGGAGAGATGctctacacatgctctgagtgtgggaaaagcttcaatcagagcttaAGGCATATTAAACATCAGAAACACCACATGGGAGAGAACTGTAATAAATGCCTTGACTAA